From the genome of Nitrospirota bacterium:
ACGACGCCACCTGGATCTGGAGATAGCCCATGGCGCCTGGACGGCCCTGGTAGGCGGTAACGCGCAACTCGATCTGGTCGGTGCCCGCCCCGGTCATGCCGAGGCTCTGGGCCGCCCCCAACGACAGGTCGAGGATTCGATTCTTGGCGAAGGGCCCCCGGTCGTTGACGCGCACCGTCACCATCCGGCCGTTGCTCAACGACTTCACCTGCAGGACGGAGCCCAGCGGAAGCGTCCGGTGCGCGGCCGTGAACCGGTGCATGTCGTATCGTTCGCCGTTGGCGGTCTTATGTCCGTGGAACCCCGGTCCATACCAGGAAGCCACACCCCGTTCCACATGGCCGATTGGGTATCCAGCCGGATAGCCGGCCGGGGAAACGGTCCTCTGTGGCCCGCCCCCGCAGCCCGGCATCAGGCAAATCAGCAGCCACAACGAGAGACAGGAACGGGTGAGGAGGGGCGGAAGAGCGATGCCGTAAGCCTCTTTCAGCATCCTGTTAGATTTCGTCCAAGGACTTGTCCCGGAGCATCGCCAACGCCTTCTGCTGATCGGACACGGTGAGCACCACGATCGCACGCTTCCCCTCGCGAGATGGGGTCAAGTAGGCACATTCGATGTTGATCTTGGCCTGTTTGAGCAATTCGGCCACTTCGCTCAGCGCGCCAGGCTTGTTTTCCAGACTTAAGACCAAG
Proteins encoded in this window:
- a CDS encoding septal ring lytic transglycosylase RlpA family protein; amino-acid sequence: MLKEAYGIALPPLLTRSCLSLWLLICLMPGCGGGPQRTVSPAGYPAGYPIGHVERGVASWYGPGFHGHKTANGERYDMHRFTAAHRTLPLGSVLQVKSLSNGRMVTVRVNDRGPFAKNRILDLSLGAAQSLGMTGAGTDQIELRVTAYQGRPGAMGYLQIQVASFAEQANAQSLAGRLKAQYHDVRVAQVELPMGIRYRVLVGRFASEQQAEAVAERLGSQFQVEPLVLRDDT